The Paraflavitalea devenefica genome contains a region encoding:
- a CDS encoding RidA family protein yields the protein MDIIAKLTALGLSLPAEPPKPGGLYEPVRVIGNMAYVAVQFPLHNGKLAYRGRLGAELTTEEGVLAARYCALNVLAQIHKHVGFDNIVGLNFIEAKMLTTEGWNDFARVLDGASGLFLDTLGEAGRHARSLSGAHSLPMNAPITLTTTFTVR from the coding sequence ATGGATATAATCGCTAAGTTGACCGCCCTGGGTTTGTCGCTTCCGGCAGAGCCGCCGAAGCCCGGTGGCTTGTATGAACCGGTTAGAGTGATAGGTAATATGGCCTATGTGGCGGTGCAGTTCCCTTTGCACAACGGCAAACTGGCTTACCGGGGCCGGCTGGGCGCGGAACTTACGACGGAAGAGGGTGTTCTGGCTGCCAGGTATTGTGCATTGAATGTGTTGGCCCAGATACATAAGCACGTAGGTTTTGATAACATCGTTGGACTAAATTTCATAGAAGCAAAAATGCTCACCACAGAAGGCTGGAACGACTTTGCCCGGGTATTGGATGGCGCCTCAGGCCTGTTCCTGGATACATTAGGAGAGGCGGGACGTCATGCCCGTTCTTTATCAGGGGCGCATAGCCTGCCGATGAATGCGCCCATAACACTTACCACTACTTTTACAGTGCGGTAA
- a CDS encoding tail fiber domain-containing protein produces MKKKNVLILILAGCIAFCPGAFAQNVGIGTTTPAYKLDVKGHINISQDSFYRINKVPVLSIRGSYNIFVGPYAGASTPPYPIVDNNGSGSWNTAMGYEAGYNNFSGDANTYIGFKSGRTASSASHNAFLGYGTGLNNSGSDNTFLGAFSGSDNTGGYNNVFVGTSAGTNNKTGANNVFVGDEAGYDNTEGHYNTFVGAQAGSNNITGDYNTFLGYNARPSSLLPNLTNAMAIGYNTQVFGSNHVRIGNTNVTSIGGYAGWSDLSDGRFKVNVQEAVQGLAFIKRLRPVTYNLDLAKLDRHLQVEADSISNTPAFRSARAAKEQELHSGFIAQEVEQAAKALGFHFSGVDLPQNDKDTYKLRYAEFTVPLVKAVQELAAENEALKKELAELKKLVQKLVTSD; encoded by the coding sequence ATGAAAAAGAAAAATGTACTCATTCTGATATTAGCAGGCTGTATAGCTTTTTGTCCGGGAGCTTTCGCTCAAAATGTAGGCATTGGCACTACCACGCCTGCGTATAAGCTGGATGTAAAAGGGCATATCAACATCAGCCAGGATTCTTTTTACAGGATCAATAAAGTGCCTGTATTATCCATCAGAGGATCTTATAACATTTTTGTGGGCCCTTATGCCGGGGCTAGTACCCCGCCCTATCCCATCGTAGACAATAACGGCAGTGGTTCCTGGAATACCGCGATGGGGTATGAGGCCGGTTATAACAATTTTAGCGGCGACGCCAATACCTACATTGGCTTTAAAAGTGGCAGGACAGCATCTTCCGCCAGCCACAATGCTTTTTTGGGATACGGTACCGGTTTAAACAATTCAGGTTCCGACAATACATTTCTAGGTGCGTTCAGTGGTTCTGATAATACAGGAGGTTATAACAATGTTTTTGTAGGCACGTCGGCAGGAACAAACAACAAAACCGGCGCTAACAATGTGTTTGTAGGAGACGAAGCCGGCTATGATAACACCGAAGGACATTACAATACCTTTGTGGGCGCCCAGGCCGGCAGTAACAATATAACCGGTGATTACAATACTTTCCTTGGTTACAATGCCCGGCCTTCCTCTCTCCTACCCAATCTTACCAATGCCATGGCCATTGGTTACAATACGCAGGTATTTGGCAGCAATCATGTGCGCATCGGCAATACCAACGTAACGTCTATTGGTGGTTATGCGGGCTGGAGTGACCTGTCTGACGGCCGGTTCAAAGTGAATGTACAGGAAGCTGTACAAGGGTTGGCCTTCATTAAGCGGTTACGGCCGGTTACGTACAACCTTGACCTGGCCAAGCTGGACCGCCACCTGCAGGTGGAGGCTGACAGTATTTCCAACACACCGGCTTTCCGGAGCGCCCGTGCCGCCAAAGAGCAAGAGTTACACAGCGGCTTTATTGCGCAGGAAGTGGAACAGGCAGCCAAGGCGCTGGGCTTTCACTTCAGTGGTGTGGACCTCCCGCAAAATGATAAGGACACTTATAAGCTGCGCTATGCTGAGTTTACCGTACCCCTGGTAAAAGCCGTACAGGAACTGGCGGCGGAGAATGAAGCACTGAAAAAAGAACTGGCCGAACTGAAGAAGCTGGTGCAAAAACTGGTTACTTCCGATTGA